In one Asterias amurensis chromosome 9, ASM3211899v1 genomic region, the following are encoded:
- the LOC139942206 gene encoding melatonin receptor type 1B-A-like translates to MDNNSLPQINDTTKAPVYSSLYPYEARAALVGVWILTCILGLVGNSLVIWSVILSKKLRTVTNAFVVNLSVADFWTSLSYPWICVALVSNESWPLESEVPCVIAAIQLYTGLGASIYSLASIALNRVVLVTQTTNTYSWWYTPGKVVVMISLTWVIPCIVFFLPPILGIGSIGYDPQDNTCSDQDGHPRGPEYNLAQSVGLFPVPMLIIICCYTALYIHLKRHFRKQKKSRSCKNSQSISTVVGLDGETSTGFNVATGESSVTNAEHVAKKARQAISRQQLAITKNLFLVFCIFTLLLSPYFISLAIPSSRKFALYGVTITVFNSCVNPIIYAVNHPQFKVVMRQIVKCRYSEIQEPSDLLKLLLLLRKN, encoded by the coding sequence ATGGACAACAACTCTCTGCCCCAGATCAATGATACAACGAAGGCACCAGTCTATTCTTCGCTGTATCCATACGAAGCTCGTGCAGCCTTGGTCGGTGTTTGGATTTTGACCTGCATTCTGGGCCTCGTAGGTAACAGTCTCGTCATCTGGTCCGTCATCCTATCCAAGAAACTCCGCACCGTGACCAACGCCTTCGTGGTCAACCTCAGCGTGGCTGATTTCTGGACCAGTCTCTCCTACCCGTGGATTTGCGTAGCTTTGGTGAGTAATGAAAGCTGGCCCTTGGAATCGGAGGTCCCTTGTGTAATTGCTGCCATTCAACTTTACACCGGTCTCGGTGCAAGTATCTACTCGTTGGCCTCCATAGCTTTGAATCGCGTGGTCCTCGTCACTCAAACAACGAATACCTACAGTTGGTGGTACACCCCGGGTAAAGTAGTCGTCATGATCTCATTGACTTGGGTTATTCCGTGTATTGTGTTTTTCCTCCCGCCGATTCTGGGCATAGGCTCCATTGGTTACGATCCACAAGACAATACATGTTCAGATCAAGATGGTCACCCAAGAGGTCCTGAATACAACCTGGCCCAATCTGTGGGTCTGTTCCCGGTCCCAATGCTCATCATCATCTGTTGCTACACGGCACTCTACATCCATCTCAAACGACACTTCAGGAAACAGAAAAAGAGCAGATCTTGCAAGAATAGTCAGTCAATCTCCACAGTGGTTGGTTTGGATGGTGAAACGTCCACCGGTTTCAATGTTGCCACTGGGGAATCGTCAGTGACTAATGCTGAGCACGTCGCCAAGAAAGCCAGGCAGGCCATCAGCCGTCAGCAACTAGCTATCACCAAGAACCTCTTCCTTGTGTTTTGCATCTTCACATTGTTACTGTCTCCTTACTTTATCTCTCTCGCTATACCATCCAGTCGTAAGTTTGCTCTCTACGGAGTCACTATAACTGTTTTTAACAGTTGTGTAAACCCCATCATATACGCAGTCAATCACCCACAGTTCAAAGTGGTAATGCGGCAGATAGTTAAGTGCCGTTACTCTGAAATACAAGAACCTTCGGATTTACTGAAACTCTTGCTG